GCGTCGACGAGGGCGGCGAAGGCCGGCCCGTCGGCGAGGAGCGGGGTGATGTCCCGGAAGAGCACACCCGGCTCAGGGAAGTTGGGGACGACGTGCACATGGGAGTCGAGCATCTGGGTGAGCTCGGCGGGGAACTCGGTCACTTACGCCCCTTCCGGCGCTTGGGCTGAGCCGCCTGACCACGGTGGTGGCCGGCGACATTGTCCTCCTCGACGGCGACGACGGCGGCGGGGATCTCCTCGCTGCCGGTCACCTTGCGGCGGCGCTCGAGCACCTCCGCGGTGTGCTGGCGCACCGTCGCGTCGCGCTGGTGCAGCAGCACCTGGAGCGGGGTGGCCACGAACACCGAGGAGATGGTGGAGACGAGCATGCCGACGAACAGGGCGAGCGCGATGTCCCGCAGGGTCCCCGCCCCGAGCAGCAGCGCGCCGACGAAGAGGATCGAGCCGACGGGCAGCAACGAGGTGAGGGAGGTGTTGATCGAACGGACGAGCGTCTGGTTCACCGCGAGGTTCGACAGCTCGGCGTAGGTGCGCTCGTGCTGCTCGGTGAGGTGCTCGGTGTTCTCGCGGACCTTGTCGAAGACGACGACGGTGTCGTAGAGCGAGTAGCCGAGGATCGTGAGGAGACCGATGACCGTCGCGGGCGTGACCTCCCAGCCGATGAGCGAGTAGACGCCCACGGTGAGGATGATGTCGTGGAACAGCGCGACGAGCGCCGCCGTGGCCATCTGCCAGCTGCGGAAGTACACCGACAGCACGATGGCGACGATGACGATGAACACCAGGAGGCCCTGGATCGCCTGGCGGGTGATGTCCTGGCCCCACGAGGGGCCGATGAACGTGGACGTGACGTCCGCCTCGGGCACGTCGTAGGCCTCGGCCAGCCCCTGGCGGACGGTGTCGGTCTGCTCGGTCGTCAGCTCCTGGGTCTGCACCCGGATCGCGGAGGACCCGACGGTCGACACGCGGGCCACCTGACCGAGCTCACCGACGACGTCGAGCGCGGGCTGCTGCTCGAGCGACTGGGTGCCGGTGATGGTGAACTGCGAGCCGCCGCGGAACTCGATGCCCGCGTTGATGCCCTTGAAGACCACGAGGCCGACGGACAGCAGGACGAGGATGAGCGCGGCGGTGAGCCAGGTGCGGCCGCGCTGGACGAACGGGATGGACCGCTCGCCGGTGTGGAGCTGGTTGCCCAGCTGGGCCAGGCTCATCATCGGCCGTCCTCCTCGGTCATGGTGGTGGTGGCCGACTCCTGCGCGGCACGCCGCTCGGCGGCACGTCGCTGGGCGATGGTCAGGCGCTCACCGTTCTGCTTGGCAGGGCGGTCGGCACCGGCGGTCTGCCGCGGCCGGGGAGCGGGCTCGACGCGGCCACGGCCGCGGTAGGAGGCGCGTGACACGCCCACGCTCTCGGGGTCCAGACCCGAGAAGCGGTGGCCCTCCCCGAAGAAGCGGGTGCGGATGAGCAGCTGCATCGTCGGGTGGGTGAAGAGGAAGACGACGACGAGGTCGATGACCGTCGTGAGGCCGAGGGTGAAGGCGAACCCGCGCACCCCGCCGACCGCGAGGAAGTAGAGGATGACGGCCGCGAGCAGCGTGACGAGGTCGGAGATGACGATCGTGCGCTTGGCGCGGTTCCAGCCGTGCTCGACGGCGCCGGCGAGCGTCCTCCCCTCACGGATCTCGTCACGGATGCGCTCGAAGTAGAGGATGAAGGAGTCGGCGGTGATGCCGACGGCGACGATGAGTCCGGCGACGCCCGCGAGGGAGAGCCGGTAGCCCTGCAGCCACGACAGGACGATGATCGCGCCGTAGGTGGCGACCGCGGCGATGAGGAGGCTGCCGACGGCGACGAGCGCCAGGCCCCGGTACTGCCACAGCAGGTACAGCGCGACGAGGACGAGACCGGCGACGCCGGCGATGAGGCCGTTGCGCAGGTGCTCCGAGCCGAGCGTCGCGGAGATCTGCTCCTCGCTCTGCACCTCGAAGTTCAGCGGCAGGGAGCCGAAGTTCAGCTGGTTCGCCAGGGTGTTCGCACTCTCGCGGGTGAAGTTGCCGGAGATCTGCGCGTTCCCGTCGAGGATCGGGGAGTTCATCTGCGGGGCGGAGATGACGAGTCCGTCGAGCACGATGCCGAACTGGTTGAGCGGCGGCTGCTGGGCGAAGAGGCGCTCGGAGACCTCGGCGAAGAGCTCGGTGCCCTCGCGGTTGAACTCGATGTTGACGACCCAGTTGTTGGTCGTCGTGCCGGCCTGGGTGACCTCGAGCCCGGAGGTCGCGGACTCGACCTGCGTGCCCTCGACGTCGACCGGGCCGAGGATGTACTTGGCCATGCCGTCCTGGGAGCAGGCCACGAGCGGGGCGGCGCCGTCGTCCTCGACGCCGCCGACGAGGTTCGCCGGGTCGGTGCAGTCCAGGGTGTACATGTCGTAGACGAGCTGCTCGGTGATCCAGCTCGGGTCGCTGTTCGTCGCCGGCTGGGTCGCGGGCGTGTCGGACAGCTGGCCGTCGGCGTTCTCGTCGGCGACGGCGAACGCGGCCTGCTCGATGGCGTCACGGTCGGCGGCGGACTCGTTCGCGTCCGCTGCGGGGGCCTCGGCGGAGGGCTCCTCGGTGGCGCCGTCGGCCGGGGCCTGCGTGGCGACCTCCCCCTCGGGGGCGGCGGCCTGCGCGTCGGACTCCGGCGCGGTGGGCAGGCCCTCCTGGTTCGGGTCGATCGGCGTCGGGTCGGTGACCGCGAGCACGGGCCGGAAGCGCAGCTGTGCGGACTGGCGCACGAGGTCGAGGGTCGCCTCGTCGGGGTTGCCCGGGAGGCCGACGACGATGTTGTTCGAGCCCTGGCGGGTGATCTCGGCCTCGGCGACACCGGAGGCGTCGACGCGCTGGCGGATGATCTCGATCGCCTGGTCGATGTCCTCGTCGGTGATCTCGCCGTCGCCACCCTCGGCCTCGGGGTCGAGGCGCGGGGTGAGGATGAGCTGGACGCCGCCCTCGAGGTCGAGTGCGAGCCCTGGGACGAAGGACGGGCCGAGCTCACCCTCGGAGTCGTCGCTGACCTGCTGTCCGATCGCGACGGATCCGAAGAGGACCGCGATGATGACGAACAGGAAGACGATCCTG
Above is a genomic segment from Georgenia wutianyii containing:
- the secD gene encoding protein translocase subunit SecD; the protein is MATTAPRPLRRIVFLFVIIAVLFGSVAIGQQVSDDSEGELGPSFVPGLALDLEGGVQLILTPRLDPEAEGGDGEITDEDIDQAIEIIRQRVDASGVAEAEITRQGSNNIVVGLPGNPDEATLDLVRQSAQLRFRPVLAVTDPTPIDPNQEGLPTAPESDAQAAAPEGEVATQAPADGATEEPSAEAPAADANESAADRDAIEQAAFAVADENADGQLSDTPATQPATNSDPSWITEQLVYDMYTLDCTDPANLVGGVEDDGAAPLVACSQDGMAKYILGPVDVEGTQVESATSGLEVTQAGTTTNNWVVNIEFNREGTELFAEVSERLFAQQPPLNQFGIVLDGLVISAPQMNSPILDGNAQISGNFTRESANTLANQLNFGSLPLNFEVQSEEQISATLGSEHLRNGLIAGVAGLVLVALYLLWQYRGLALVAVGSLLIAAVATYGAIIVLSWLQGYRLSLAGVAGLIVAVGITADSFILYFERIRDEIREGRTLAGAVEHGWNRAKRTIVISDLVTLLAAVILYFLAVGGVRGFAFTLGLTTVIDLVVVFLFTHPTMQLLIRTRFFGEGHRFSGLDPESVGVSRASYRGRGRVEPAPRPRQTAGADRPAKQNGERLTIAQRRAAERRAAQESATTTMTEEDGR
- the secF gene encoding protein translocase subunit SecF, translating into MSLAQLGNQLHTGERSIPFVQRGRTWLTAALILVLLSVGLVVFKGINAGIEFRGGSQFTITGTQSLEQQPALDVVGELGQVARVSTVGSSAIRVQTQELTTEQTDTVRQGLAEAYDVPEADVTSTFIGPSWGQDITRQAIQGLLVFIVIVAIVLSVYFRSWQMATAALVALFHDIILTVGVYSLIGWEVTPATVIGLLTILGYSLYDTVVVFDKVRENTEHLTEQHERTYAELSNLAVNQTLVRSINTSLTSLLPVGSILFVGALLLGAGTLRDIALALFVGMLVSTISSVFVATPLQVLLHQRDATVRQHTAEVLERRRKVTGSEEIPAAVVAVEEDNVAGHHRGQAAQPKRRKGRK